Proteins encoded together in one Aeromonas encheleia window:
- the rbsC gene encoding ribose ABC transporter permease translates to MTTQTLPRRGVMSKAWWIENKSLVALLVLIGVVSFLSPNFFTADNLLNILRQTSVNAIMAVGMTLVILTAGIDLSVGSVLALCGALAATMVAMELPIWLVVPLTLGAGALLGGVSGLIIAKGKVQAFIATLVTMTALRGVTMVYTEGRPISTGFSDGADHFAWLGTGYLFGLPVPIWLMAIVFLLAWYLLNHTRLGRYIYALGGNESATRLSGINVARVKLAVYGLCGMLSALAGLIVTSRLSSAQPTAGMGYELDAIAAVVLGGTSLMGGKGRIMGTLIGALIIGFLNNALNLLDVSSYYQMIAKASVILLAVMIDNKSK, encoded by the coding sequence ATGACAACCCAAACCCTTCCCCGCCGTGGCGTCATGAGCAAGGCCTGGTGGATCGAGAACAAATCCCTGGTAGCCCTCTTGGTGCTGATCGGCGTGGTCTCCTTCCTGAGCCCGAACTTCTTCACCGCCGACAACCTGCTCAACATACTGCGCCAGACCTCGGTCAACGCCATCATGGCGGTCGGCATGACGCTGGTCATCCTCACCGCCGGCATCGATCTCTCGGTCGGCTCTGTGCTGGCCCTGTGCGGCGCCCTGGCCGCCACCATGGTGGCCATGGAGCTGCCGATCTGGCTGGTGGTGCCGCTCACCCTGGGTGCCGGCGCCCTGCTCGGCGGCGTCAGCGGGCTCATCATCGCCAAGGGCAAGGTGCAGGCCTTCATCGCTACCCTGGTGACCATGACAGCCCTGCGCGGCGTGACCATGGTCTACACCGAGGGGCGCCCCATCTCCACCGGCTTCAGCGACGGTGCCGATCACTTCGCCTGGCTGGGTACCGGTTACCTGTTCGGCCTGCCGGTGCCCATCTGGCTGATGGCCATCGTCTTCCTGCTGGCCTGGTACCTGCTCAATCACACCCGCCTCGGCCGTTATATCTACGCCCTCGGCGGCAACGAGTCGGCCACCCGCCTCTCCGGCATCAACGTGGCCCGGGTCAAGCTCGCGGTCTACGGCCTGTGCGGCATGCTGTCGGCCCTGGCCGGCCTCATCGTCACCTCCCGCCTGTCGTCGGCCCAGCCGACCGCCGGCATGGGCTATGAGCTGGATGCCATCGCCGCCGTGGTGCTGGGTGGCACCAGCCTGATGGGGGGCAAGGGCCGCATCATGGGGACCCTGATCGGGGCACTCATCATCGGCTTCCTCAACAACGCCCTCAACCTGCTCGACGTCTCGTCCTATTACCAGATGATTGCCAAGGCCAGCGTGATCCTGCTCGCCGTGATGATCGATAACAAAAGCAAGTAA
- the rbsB gene encoding ribose ABC transporter substrate-binding protein RbsB, protein MKKLNTLLAAAIMSVLGTAQAADHTLAMVVSTLNNPFFVTMKEGAEAKAKELGYELVVLDSQNDPAKELSNVEDLTVRKVDAILINPTDSEAVGNAIRLANKANIPVLTLDRGAAQGEVKAHIASDNVAGGKLAGDFITEKLGTGTKVIQLEGIAGTSAARDRGEGFALAVAANKLQVLASQPADFDRTKGLNVMENLLAAHPTVQAVFAQNDEMALGAIRAVQAAGKEVMIVGFDGTDDGKAAVAKGKLAATVAQQPALIGAIGVETADKVLKGQPVEQSIPVPLQIVSK, encoded by the coding sequence ATGAAAAAGCTCAATACCCTGCTCGCCGCCGCCATCATGTCCGTGCTGGGCACTGCCCAGGCTGCCGATCACACCCTGGCCATGGTGGTGTCCACCCTCAACAACCCCTTCTTCGTCACCATGAAGGAAGGGGCCGAAGCCAAGGCCAAGGAGCTTGGCTACGAGCTGGTGGTGCTGGACTCCCAGAACGATCCGGCCAAGGAGCTCTCCAACGTGGAAGATCTCACCGTGCGCAAGGTCGACGCCATCCTGATCAACCCGACCGACTCCGAGGCCGTGGGCAACGCCATCCGCCTGGCCAACAAGGCGAACATCCCGGTGCTGACCCTGGACCGAGGCGCGGCCCAGGGTGAGGTCAAGGCCCACATCGCCTCAGACAACGTGGCCGGTGGCAAGCTGGCCGGTGACTTCATCACCGAGAAGCTGGGGACCGGTACCAAGGTGATCCAGCTCGAAGGGATCGCCGGCACCTCCGCCGCCCGTGACCGTGGTGAGGGCTTCGCCCTGGCGGTGGCCGCCAACAAGCTGCAGGTGCTGGCCTCCCAGCCCGCCGACTTCGATCGCACCAAGGGTCTGAACGTCATGGAAAACCTGCTGGCCGCCCACCCCACCGTGCAGGCCGTGTTCGCCCAGAACGACGAGATGGCGCTGGGTGCCATCCGCGCCGTGCAGGCGGCCGGCAAAGAGGTGATGATCGTCGGCTTCGACGGCACGGACGATGGCAAGGCGGCGGTGGCCAAGGGTAAACTGGCCGCCACCGTGGCCCAGCAACCGGCCCTGATCGGTGCCATCGGCGTGGAAACCGCCGACAAGGTGCTCAAGGGTCAGCCGGTGGAGCAATCCATCCCGGTGCCGCTGCAGATCGTCAGCAAATAA